From one Ictalurus punctatus breed USDA103 chromosome 20, Coco_2.0, whole genome shotgun sequence genomic stretch:
- the c1ql3b gene encoding complement C1q-like protein 3b: protein MVLVLVILIPVLVNAAGTDARYETLSACRMVCDPYGTIKPPARATASDPRSIQPPTTFLRGPKGEPGRTGRTGPRGDPGPPGPPGPPGKVGNPGPPGLPGPPGMIGVSSGVVNAATYTTVPKVAFYAGLKKQHEGYEVLKFDDVVTNLGNHYDPGTGKFTCSIPGIYFFVYHVLMRGGDGTSMWADLCKNNQVRASAIAQDADQNYDYASNSVVLHLEPGDEIYIKLDGGKAHGGNNNKYSTFSGFMIYAD, encoded by the exons ATGGTGCTGGTGCTGGTGATCCTGATCCCGGTTCTGGTGAACGCGGCCGGAACCGACGCGCGCTACGAGACGCTCAGCGCCTGCAGGATGGTCTGTGATCCCTACGGCACCATCAAGCCGCCGGCGCGCGCCACCGCAAGCGACCCGCGCTCCATCCAGCCTCCGACCACTTTTCTGCGCGGTCCGAAAGGTGAACCGGGGCGCACGGGGCGCACTGGCCCGAGGGGTGACCCAGGTCCACCTGGACCACCTGGCCCGCCGGGAAAAGTCGGAAATCCAGGACCACCCGGGTTACCCGGACCTCCGGGAATGATCGGTGTGAGCAGCGGCGTCGTAAACGCGGCCACGTACACCACAGTACCCAAAGTCGCTTTTTACGCAGGGCTCAAGAAGCAGCACGAAGGCTATGAGGTCCTCAAGTTCGACGATGTGGTCACCAACCTGGGCAACCACTACGACCCGGGCACCGGCAAGTTCACCTGCTCCATCCCGGGAATCTATTTCTTCGTGTACCACGTGCTCATGCGGGGAGGCGACGGCACGAGCATGTGGGCAGATTTGTGCAAAAATAAccag GTGAGGGCGAGCGCCATCGCTCAGGATGCAGATCAGAACTATGACTACGCCAGCAACAGCGTGGTGTTACACTTGGAGCCTGGAGACGAGATCTACATCAAGCTGGACGGCGGCAAAGCGCACGGAGggaacaacaacaaatacagcACGTTCTCTGGGTTCATGATTTACGCAGATTAA